In Dermacentor variabilis isolate Ectoservices chromosome 11, ASM5094787v1, whole genome shotgun sequence, one genomic interval encodes:
- the LOC142563347 gene encoding A disintegrin and metalloproteinase with thrombospondin motifs like: protein MDSVRPIALLRTVHNTLQATRRNESIRGDGEYNDVFAAYMETAILEMEKTLDGLAKYYEEGRVPGKPDIVHLITGQELALIENGAPNKDYAGLAMTGPPCTKKAVAVSEDVATAYRGVATMAHELGHVLGSPHDDTPRCPWSEGFLMSYADGGTKKFRLSECSEEKIRSSLK, encoded by the exons ATGGACAGCGTGCGACCCATTGCTCTGCTACGTACAGTACACAACACTCTCCAGGCTACCAGGCGCAACGAGAGTATTCGAGGCGATGGTGAATAC aacgACGTATTTGCCGCATACATGGAAACAGCTATTCTTGAAATGGAGAAGACATTGGACGGGCTAGCCAAATATTACGAGGAAGGAAGAGTTCCCGGGAAACCTGACATAGTGCACCTGATTACAGG CCAAGAACTCGCCCTCATTGAGAACGGTGCTCCGAACAAGGACTACGCAG GACTTGCGATGACAGGGCCTCCCTGCACTAAAAAGGCAGTCGCAGTAAGCGAAGATGTTGCCACTGCTTACCGGGGAGTTGCTACGATGGCTCACGAACTCGGACACGT GCTTGGGTCGCCACACGATGATACACCTAGATGTCCCTGGTCAGAAGGATTTCTCATGAGTTACGCGGATGGAGGAACCAAAAAATTTCGGCTTTCGGAATGTAGTGAAGAAAAGATACGATCATCTTTAAAGTGA